In Saccharomyces eubayanus strain FM1318 chromosome II, whole genome shotgun sequence, the genomic stretch agaaggtaaaaatgcaaagagTAACACCAATAATAAGAAACGTAAGCACGATGAAGGTGGTGCGTCtgaacaaacaaaagaggTTATTGAACAGCCTGCAAAAAAACAGTTGACTCCTTTACAACAGAAGATGATGGCTAAACTAACAGGTTCCAGATTCAGATGGATCAATGAGCAATTTTATACGATTACCTCAGATGAAGCTTTAAAATTAGTGAAAGACCAACCACAATTATTTGACGAATACCATGATGGTTTCAGGTCGCAAGTGCAAACATGGCCAGAAAATCCAGTTGATGTTTTCGTCGATCAAATTCGTTATAGATGCATGAAAGCTGTTAATGCGCCAGGTGGATTGCCAGGCCTAAGAGAAAGCAAAGAGATAGTTATAGCTGATATGGGGTGTGGTGAAGCTCAATTAGCGTTAGAgatcaataattttttcaaaggttATAACAAGAAGGCCAAGAAGTATTTAAAGAGGCGCCACAAAGTTCATagttttgatttgaaaaaagccAACGAAAGAATAACTGTGGCTGACATTAGGAAAGTGCCATTACCAGATGAATCATGTACTATCGTGGTCTTCTGCCTAGCGTTAATGGGAACCAATTTCCTAGATTTCATTAAAGAAGCATATAGAATCTTAGCTCCAAGAGGTGAGTTATGGATCgcagaaatcaaatcaagaTTTGCTGACGGTAGAGGAAATGAATTTGTAGAcgctttgaaattgatggGATTCTTTCATAAGAAAacctttgatgaaaataagATGTTCACAAGAtttgaattctttaaaCCACCCGCAGAAATCATTGAAGAgagaagacaaaaattggaaagaaGACAGAAATTTATTGAAGTTGAGACTGAGAAGGAAGAActagaaaagaaaagaaaaaaggttGCCGAAGGTAAGTGGCTATTAAAGCCTTGCATCTACAAGAGAAGATGATCGTTTAAGCCATTCTAGTAGTTTTGACATTGTTTTCCTCCTTTAACTgtaaattatatataaaatatgtatttttctaTAGTGCATTCGCCAAAGAACAatgaaatagaagaaaagtacTTATGCAATATGCATACGAAAAATTAGGGTCTTAttgtctttggaaaaatgaCTGGATATTGGCCAGCCTTGAAAGATTTTCGAATCCTGGAAGAGAAGGCATAGGGAACCAGGAATTTGCGTCCTCATCGCCGGACTGTCCATTAGCAGGTTCCCATTTATCGCAACAACGGAACCCATATGTGTTCCAAGCGGTCAAACACACTGCCACGATGACTAAAACTAAgtaaaaaatctttaatcttAGAAGACACAAAATGGCAAAGATACCCCAAATTATAGGTGTCAAATACATTGACCACCAGAATAATTTGGAATCGATGGCATTTATCGGTGGGCCAGGCGCATACT encodes the following:
- the RRP8 gene encoding 25S rRNA (adenine645-N1)-methyltransferase — encoded protein: MALFNVEGWDIKTKSVVFDNKTSKSAKDKKKNKNRRNDKLTREQKLKEETEAELKETVEGVSPEEGVAEKKQEKEGKNAKSNTNNKKRKHDEGGASEQTKEVIEQPAKKQLTPLQQKMMAKLTGSRFRWINEQFYTITSDEALKLVKDQPQLFDEYHDGFRSQVQTWPENPVDVFVDQIRYRCMKAVNAPGGLPGLRESKEIVIADMGCGEAQLALEINNFFKGYNKKAKKYLKRRHKVHSFDLKKANERITVADIRKVPLPDESCTIVVFCLALMGTNFLDFIKEAYRILAPRGELWIAEIKSRFADGRGNEFVDALKLMGFFHKKTFDENKMFTRFEFFKPPAEIIEERRQKLERRQKFIEVETEKEELEKKRKKVAEGKWLLKPCIYKRR
- the TVP23 gene encoding Tvp23p, yielding MDQAKNFYNTILKSSHPLLLSFHLAGKAVPIVFYIIGSMFLNFTPQFITVVLLLSFDFYLTKNITGRKLVQLRWWYDSTDVNKNSSFTFESYKQYAPGPPINAIDSKLFWWSMYLTPIIWGIFAILCLLRLKIFYLVLVIVAVCLTAWNTYGFRCCDKWEPANGQSGDEDANSWFPMPSLPGFENLSRLANIQSFFQRQ